Part of the SAR324 cluster bacterium genome is shown below.
ATCTGAGGAATTTTTTGAATGCGTAGGTAGCCACCACCTCTGAAAAAGCGACAATGTAGCCTCCTAGAATAGCCCCAAGGGGTTGGCCAATCCCACCAACAATGGCAGCAGCAAAAATAGGTAGGAGCAGATGGAAATAGATCAGTGGTTTGTAGCTTTTATCAAGACCATAGAGGACACCCGCGAGAGTAATCAGGACGGCGCTGATAAACCAGGTTGCTCGCACCACCTTTTCAGGGTCAATGCCTGAGAGTAATGCCAGCTCTTCATTATCTGAAAAGGCTCGCATCGCTTTGCCCATCTTGGTTTTTTGTAGGAACCAAAACAACCAGGCGACTGCCAGAATCGCTAATAAAACGGTTAAAACCTGAGTTTGCTTGAGTGCCAAGCCTTCTTTAAGGCCGGACCACTTTTTAAATTCTCCAGCTTTGATGAGAAATTTTAGACCGTCCATGAAAATGATTTCATCTGTTCCAATGAACAACCTGACGACTCCATTCAGCATGAACATCACCCCAACGGAGGCGATCACAAAGATGACAGGCTTACTCTTCCTTTGACGATAGTAACTAAACACACTACGTTCAGTACCCCAGACCAGTAAGCCTGTGATCAGAATTCCAAACGGAAGGGCAAGGAGAGCTGTGGGCAGGATTCCTGCTTTAAAACCAATTGACTGGAACCACCAGGTGATAAAGATCGTGCTGACAGTTGCAAAAGACATCATTTCACCATGCGCAAAATTCGCGAAGCGCATGATGCCAAAGACAATGGTTACCCCAAGGGCACCAATAGCGAGTTGAGACCCATAAACCAAAGAAGGGACGAGTACGAAATTAGAGAGCAGAACAATCGCGTTCAGAAAATCCATCGCTATCCACCGAGAAAGGATCGACGAACTTCTTCATTGGCGAGGAGTACTTGGCCAGAATCTGTAAAACGATTCTGACCTGTCACCAATACAAATCCCTTGTCAGCGATTGTAAGTGCCTGTCGAGCGTTTTGTTCCACCATTAAAATCGCAATTCCTGTTTTTTTTATCTCAATGATGCGCTCAAAAAGCTCATCCATGACAATTGGAGAGACACCTGCTGTTGGTTCGTCGAGCATCAATACGCTCGGTTTCGTCATCAATGCTCGCCCCACAGCAACTTGTTGTCGCTGTCCTCCAGAAAGTTCTCCTGCTGGTTGGAGACGCTTTTCTTTCAGCACCGGAAACAATTCATAGACCTGACCCATCGTATCTGAATAGTCTTCGGTGCGAACATACGCACCGAGCTCAAGATTTTCTTCAACGGTCATGCTACTGAAGACATTATTGGTTTGCGGAACGAAGGCCATGCCTAGTTGAACCCTTTGTTGTGGGGACATGTTCGTGATGTCCTGCCCCGCAAGCATGATTTTTCCTTCAAGGACCTTCAGCATACCCAAAAGCGCCTTCATAGCGGTTGATTTACCTGCTCCATTTGGTCCAACAACAACAGCGATTTCTCCGCGAGCTGCAGAGATTGTGCAGCCTTTGAGAATATCTCCAGTTCCATAACCACCAATCAAATTTTCACCAAGGAGATAACTCATTGCCTGTTTCACAAAAACCCTCTTAGCTCAGTCCCGATGAAGCTCCACGACCAAGATAAGCTTCTATCACCATTTCATTTGATTTCACTTCTTCTGCTGTGCCTTCAGTCAGCAGCTTTCCTTCTGCCATCACGATCACTGGATTACAGAGCCGACTGATGAAATCCATATCGTGTTCGATCATGCAGAAGGTGTATCCTTTCTCCTGATTCATTAACTCGATTGCTTCTCCAATTTCTTTCAGCAAAGTCCGGTTTACCCCTGCACCGACTTCATCCAAAATAACCACCTTGGCATCAACCATCATGGTTCGACCCAATTCCAGCAACTTCTTCTGTCCACCCGACAAATTTCCAGCAAGTTCATCAGCGACATGTCGAATATTGAGAAATTCCATGACTTCATCTGCTTTCATGGTAATTTTTCTCTCTTGCTGATGAAGAGTTGTGCGCTGAAACCACGCACCTATCAGGCTTTCACCCAATTGATTCGGGGCAACCATCATCAAATTCTCACGTGCTGTCAAACTGTTAAATTCGTGAGGAATTTGAAAGGTTCGTAGGAGTCCTTTGGAAAAAAGTTGGTGTGGTTTTAATCTAGTTACATCCTCTCCATCAAGTAGGATTTGTCCTTGATCAGGTGGAAAGGTACCTGCAATCAGATTGAATAGGGTTGTTTTTCCAGCTCCATTGGGACCTATTAATCCTGTAATCAACCCTTTCTGAATTTCTAGACTTATTCCGTTTACTGCCTGGACTCCGCCAAAATGTTTATAAAGGTTTCGAACAGAGATCACGTAGGGGATTTCTCAATGATGAGTTTTAAGACTTGGGGGGTAAGTAGGACTCAGGTGACCTAGTTCAACAAACCAAATTCAAGCTTCGCTGAACAAATACCATCAATAGTTAGTAAATGCACATTTCAGAATATATATAAAATCAAAAATAGTTGTAGTTTCCATCTTTTCAGTAATGAAATAATGTTAAATTTGAGGGAAGATGCTTGTTTAGCTTCATCAGAAAGTCAAGCGCACTTGGTTTTACAAATTTCCCTGATCAGGTTTTAGCTTCCATTGGTGAGATTATTTCCTGTCTAGTTAAATTTAAAGATTGTTGATAAATGAATATCTTAAAGAAGAACTATGAAAATCATACAATTAACTGATCTTCACCTCGTTCCTAAAGGTCAGAAAATCCATGAGTTAGACCCCGGTCAACGTCTTGAACAGGCGTTGGCGAACATCAAGCTTAGGCATCCTGACTTGGATCTGCTTGTAATTACTGGTGATCTTTGCAATGAAGGGGATACGCTCTCTTATCGCCTTCTCAGAGCATTACTAGAAAAATATGAACTAAATTATCAGCTTGTGCTTGGAAATCACGACCAACGAGAACCATTCAGAGGTGTTTTTCCAGAAACAGCAATAGACCCGCATGGTTTCATTCAATCCAAACTGCAATCCGATGGGGATGTCTATCTCTTTTTGGATACTTTGCAGGAAGGTAAAGTTGCAGGTAGTTATTGTGAAAAAAGACAAGACTGGTTGCGGAACGAATTGAAGAGTCACTCAAATAATCCTGTTTACGTCTTTCTTCACCATCCTCCCTTCAAGGTGGGCATGAAGGAAATGGA
Proteins encoded:
- a CDS encoding branched-chain amino acid ABC transporter permease, whose product is MDFLNAIVLLSNFVLVPSLVYGSQLAIGALGVTIVFGIMRFANFAHGEMMSFATVSTIFITWWFQSIGFKAGILPTALLALPFGILITGLLVWGTERSVFSYYRQRKSKPVIFVIASVGVMFMLNGVVRLFIGTDEIIFMDGLKFLIKAGEFKKWSGLKEGLALKQTQVLTVLLAILAVAWLFWFLQKTKMGKAMRAFSDNEELALLSGIDPEKVVRATWFISAVLITLAGVLYGLDKSYKPLIYFHLLLPIFAAAIVGGIGQPLGAILGGYIVAFSEVVATYAFKKFLRYLGPEGWSPEGLVQLLSTEYKFAVSFLILVLVLLIRPTGLFKGRVL
- a CDS encoding ABC transporter ATP-binding protein, producing the protein MSYLLGENLIGGYGTGDILKGCTISAARGEIAVVVGPNGAGKSTAMKALLGMLKVLEGKIMLAGQDITNMSPQQRVQLGMAFVPQTNNVFSSMTVEENLELGAYVRTEDYSDTMGQVYELFPVLKEKRLQPAGELSGGQRQQVAVGRALMTKPSVLMLDEPTAGVSPIVMDELFERIIEIKKTGIAILMVEQNARQALTIADKGFVLVTGQNRFTDSGQVLLANEEVRRSFLGG
- a CDS encoding ABC transporter ATP-binding protein — protein: MISVRNLYKHFGGVQAVNGISLEIQKGLITGLIGPNGAGKTTLFNLIAGTFPPDQGQILLDGEDVTRLKPHQLFSKGLLRTFQIPHEFNSLTARENLMMVAPNQLGESLIGAWFQRTTLHQQERKITMKADEVMEFLNIRHVADELAGNLSGGQKKLLELGRTMMVDAKVVILDEVGAGVNRTLLKEIGEAIELMNQEKGYTFCMIEHDMDFISRLCNPVIVMAEGKLLTEGTAEEVKSNEMVIEAYLGRGASSGLS
- a CDS encoding phosphodiesterase gives rise to the protein MKIIQLTDLHLVPKGQKIHELDPGQRLEQALANIKLRHPDLDLLVITGDLCNEGDTLSYRLLRALLEKYELNYQLVLGNHDQREPFRGVFPETAIDPHGFIQSKLQSDGDVYLFLDTLQEGKVAGSYCEKRQDWLRNELKSHSNNPVYVFLHHPPFKVGMKEMDNCNLADGELLGEILNSHANIKHLFCGHLHRPLHGVWRGIPFTCQPSTVHQFTFTTENLHFQLIKEPPIYSVITLSDWGMVVHQHQYLEDAESGRFEEMEH